A window of the Phycisphaerae bacterium genome harbors these coding sequences:
- a CDS encoding P-II family nitrogen regulator, with product MKLIIAYIQPHKLNDVKQALYKEEVYKMSVTNSLGCGQQKGYHESYRGVGMEVNLLKKIRLEIAVNDDFVEQTIKAIIDGAKTGQIGDGKIFVLDLPECIRIRTGERGSEAIG from the coding sequence ATGAAGCTGATAATAGCATATATCCAGCCACACAAGCTCAACGATGTAAAACAGGCCCTGTACAAGGAAGAGGTGTATAAAATGTCGGTGACAAATTCACTGGGCTGTGGGCAACAAAAGGGCTATCACGAATCATACCGCGGCGTCGGGATGGAAGTTAATCTGCTGAAAAAAATCCGGCTGGAGATAGCGGTGAACGATGATTTCGTTGAGCAAACAATCAAAGCAATCATCGACGGTGCAAAGACGGGGCAAATCGGCGACGGGAAGATTTTTGTATTGGACCTGCCTGAATGCATCCGCATCAGAACTGGTGAAAGAGGCAGCGAAGCTATTGGATAA